In the genome of Drosophila pseudoobscura strain MV-25-SWS-2005 chromosome 3, UCI_Dpse_MV25, whole genome shotgun sequence, one region contains:
- the LOC6898146 gene encoding larval cuticle protein 1, translating into MFKFMMVFAVLGVAAAGVAHVPHPQVPHPVGRSEDVHAEVKSEHSDVRADGFDADLLVSNSIQQASSGDVHGNIHGSFSWISPEGEHVEIKYVADENGYQPVGAVLPTPPPIPEAIARAVAWLEAHPQAPEPVHHSHH; encoded by the exons ATGTTCAAGTTT ATGATGGTGTTCGCAGTTTTGGGAGTGGCCGCCGCCGGCGTAGCGCATGTTCCCCATCCTCAGGTACCCCACCCAGTGGGACGCTCCGAGGATGTCCATGCCGAGGTCAAGTCCGAGCACAGCGATGTTCGCGCCGACGGCTTCGATGCTGATCTCCTGGTGTCCAACAGCATTCAGCAGGCTTCCAGCGGTGATGTCCATGGCAACATCCACGGCAGCTTCAGCTGGATCTCGCCCGAGGGCGAGCACGTTGAGATCAAGTATGTGGCCGACGAGAATGGCTACCAGCCCGTGGGTGCCGTGCTCCCCACTCCACCACCAATCCCAGAGGCCATTGCCCGTGCCGTTGCCTGGCTGGAGGCGCACCCACAGGCCCCCGAGCCCGTTCACCATTCCCATCACTAA
- the LOC4803600 gene encoding larval cuticle protein 2, which translates to MFKFVMVFAVLGLAAAVAPVSRSDDVHAEVKVLSSDVRADGFDTDLVVDNSIQQAASGDIHGNAHGSFSWISPEGEHVDIKYVADENGYQPQGSVLPTPPPIPEAIVRALAWLEAHPQAPEHGVHH; encoded by the exons ATGTTCAAGTTT GTAATGGTCTTCGCAGTTTTGGGATTGGCAGCCGCCGTTGCTCCCGTTTCCCGCTCGGACGATGTCCACGCCGAGGTCAAGGTCCTCAGCTCGGACGTTCGGGCCGATGGCTTCGACACCGATCTCGTGGTTGATAACAGCATTCAGCAAGCCGCCAGCGGTGACATCCATGGAAATGCCCACGGTAGCTTCAGCTGGATCTCGCCCGAGGGCGAGCACGTTGATATCAAGTATGTGGCCGATGAGAACGGCTACCAGCCCCAGGGTTCCGTGCTCCCCACGCCACCACCAATTCCAGAGGCTATTGTCCGTGCCCTTGCCTGGCTGGAGGCTCACCCCCAAGCTCCGGAGCACGGAGTTCATCATTAA